The following are from one region of the Chloracidobacterium sp. genome:
- a CDS encoding CBS domain-containing protein, giving the protein MTEATKNERVKCREIMTSSVRTATGEMPLSEVSVLMRDGDMGSVPVMAGDRLIGIVTDRDIVVRAVAEGKPPTTPVSEVMTTEIFSVGPDDFVFEAIRLMGDKQVRRIPVVNEDGSLAGIIAMADIALGMEDEREIAETLEEISSGVAFWSKD; this is encoded by the coding sequence ATGACCGAAGCGACAAAGAACGAGCGCGTTAAGTGCCGCGAGATAATGACTTCGAGCGTCCGGACGGCGACCGGTGAAATGCCGCTGAGCGAGGTCAGCGTACTGATGCGCGACGGCGACATGGGCTCTGTGCCTGTTATGGCCGGCGATAGACTGATCGGGATAGTCACCGACCGCGATATCGTCGTCAGGGCCGTGGCTGAGGGCAAGCCGCCGACCACGCCGGTGTCCGAAGTGATGACGACCGAGATCTTTTCGGTCGGGCCGGATGATTTTGTGTTCGAGGCGATCCGGCTGATGGGTGACAAACAGGTCCGCCGCATCCCTGTCGTGAACGAAGACGGTTCGCTCGCGGGCATCATTGCAATGGCCGATATCGCCCTCGGAATGGAGGACGAACGCGAGATCGCCGAAACGCTGGAAGAGATCTCAAGCGGCGTCGCATTTTGGAGCAAGGACTGA